From a single Falco rusticolus isolate bFalRus1 chromosome 17, bFalRus1.pri, whole genome shotgun sequence genomic region:
- the LRRN2 gene encoding leucine-rich repeat neuronal protein 2, whose protein sequence is MRRFQTSSLLLCVVAATAIPIVPWKVKCPPQCVCQIRPWYTPRSVYREAATVDCNDLFISTVPEDLPEGTQTLLLQSNNIARLEQSELDYLRNLSELDLSQNSFSDVWDFGLRSMPQLLSLHLEENQLSELPDGSFPGLGNLQELYLNHNQLRRIAPHAFSGLSSLLRLHLNSNLLRTVDSRWFQMLPSLEILMIGGNRVDAILDMNFRPLSNLRSLVLAGMNLREISDYALEGLRSLESLSFYDNKLVNVPKRALQQVPGLKFLDLNKNPLQRVKQSDFTNMLHLKELGLNNMEELVSIDQFALINLPELTKLDVTNNPKLSFIHPNAFHHLPQLETLMLNNNALSALHKQTVESLPNLQEISIHSNPIRCDCVIRWVNSTENHIRFIEPQSTLCAEPPDLKRRHIRDVPFREMTDQCLPLISTKSFPSHLEVADGDNVSLHCRALAEPDPEIYWVTPAGVKLIPYAEDGWYKVHPEGTLEIHGISAQEAGLYTCVAHNLLGADTKSVSVTVNHSFPLSEDSLELVVVDVQAYHILVAWKPHLNTISSNLTWSSFLLSSNLDMTNMARIPMGTHTYNITRLHQDTDYWACLHVAFVDLQAKVACVNTRTKEAAHRYWLLEGRQSLLTMLVLCLLLLAASLVARYGAGAEPRRAGELLRGATAVRVVYPPLAQPWARGQRGGQLLAVEVQAAPLDC, encoded by the coding sequence ATGAGACGCTTCCAAACCAGCTCACTTCTGCTCTGCGTGGTGGCCGCCACCGCCATCCCCATCGTGCCCTGGAAGGTCAAATGCCCACCGCAGTGTGTCTGCCAGATCCGGCCGTGGTACACCCCCCGCTCCGTGTACCGGGAGGCTGCCACCGTGGACTGCAATGACTTGTTCATCTCCACCGTGCCCGAAGACCTGCCGGAGGGGACTCAGACTCTGCTCTTGCAAAGCAACAATATCGCCCGGCTTGAGCAGAGCGAGCTGGACTATCTCAGAAACCTCTCGGAGCTGGACCTGTCACAGAACAGCTTCTCCGATGTCTGGGACTTTGGCCTGAGGAGCATGccccagctgctcagcctgcACCTGGAGGAGAACCAGCTTTCGGAGCTGCCCGATGgcagcttccctgggctggGCAACCTGCAGGAGCTCTACCTGAACCACAACCAGCTCCGCCGCATCGCTCCCCACGCCTTCTCCGgcctcagcagcctgctgcGCCTCCACCTCAACTCCAACCTGCTGAGGACGGTCGACAGCCGCTGGTTCCAGATGCTCCCCAGCCTGGAGATCCTCATGATTGGAGGCAACAGAGTGGATGCGATCCTGGATATGAATTTCAGGCCCCTGTCGAACCTGCGGagtttggttttggctgggatgaaCCTGAGGGAGATCTCGGACTATGCACTGGAAGGGCTGCGGAGCCTGGAGAGTCTCTCTTTCTATGACAACAAGCTTGTGAATGTCCCCAAGCGGGCACTGCAGCAAGTTCCTGGCCTCAAATTCCTGGATCTGAACAAAAACCCATTGCAGAGGGTCAAGCAAAGCGACTTCACGAACATGCTGCACCTCAAAGAGCTGGGGCTCAACAACATGGAGGAGCTGGTGTCCATAGACCAGTTTGCCTTGATCAACCTCCCTGAGCTGACCAAGCTAGACGTGACCAACAACCCCAAGCTGTCCTTCATCCACCCCAACGCATTCCACCACCTTCCCCAACTGGAAACCCTCATGCTCAACAACAACGCCCTAAGTGCCTTGCATAAGCAGACGGTCGAGTCCCTGCCCAACCTGCAGGAGATCAGCATCCACAGCAACCCCATCCGCTGCGACTGCGTCATCCGCTGGGTCAACAGCACGGAAAACCACATTCGCTTCATCGAACCCCAGTCCACGCTGTGCGCCGAGCCCCCTGACCTCAAGAGGAGGCACATTCGGGATGTCCCCTTCCGGGAGATGACGGACCAGTGCCTGCCCCTCATCTCCACCAAGAGCTTCCCCTCCCACTTAGAGGTGGCAGATGGTGACAATGTCTCCTTGCATTGCCGAGCTCTGGCGGAGCCAGACCCGGAGATCTACTGGGTGACCCCTGCGGGGGTGAAGCTGATCCCCTACGCGGAAGATGGGTGGTACAAGGTGCACCCTGAAGGGACGCTGGAGATTCATGGGATCTCGGCTCAGGAGGCCGGGCTGTACACCTGCGTGGCTCACAACCTCCTCGGGGCAGACACCAAGAGTGTCAGCGTGACGGTCAACCACTCCTTCCCACTCAGCGAGGACAGCCtggagctggtggtggtggatgTCCAGGCTTACCACATCCTGGTTGCCTGGAAGCCACATCTCAACACCATCTCCTCCAACCTCACCTGGTCCAGCTTCTTGCTCAGCTCCAACCTGGACATGACCAACATGGCCCGGATCCCCATGGGGACCCACACGTACAACATCACCCGGCTCCACCAGGACACGGACTACTGGGCTTGCCTCCACGTGGCCTTTGTAGACTTGCAGGCCAAGGTGGCTTGTGTGAACACCAGGACTAAAGAGGCTGCTCACCGCTACTGGCTCctggagggcaggcagagcctccTGACCATGCTGgtcctctgcctcctgctccttgctgcCAGCCTCGTAGCTCGCTAcggtgctggggcagagcccaggAGGGCCGGGGAGCTGCTCCGGGGTGCCACGGCCGTGCGTGTGGTCTATCCCCCCCTCGCCCAGCCCTGGGCTCGGGGACAACGTggggggcagctcctggccgTGGAGGTGCAAGCAGCCCCCCTGGACTGCTGA